GTGATGGTATTCACGCCACTTTTTTGTGGTTGCACTAAATACTCACGGGTGATCACTAAATAGCGTTTTCCATCAATTAACTCATAGTCTTCAGATTGCTTGTTAATTGGAGTTAGCTCAGCGTTTTCCATTTCTGGTGTGGTTAAGTTGCCATCAAGCAGTTCTTTGTTGTTGTCTAAATACAATTTAACCGTATAAACACCGGCTTCTTGCACGTATAAGCTAGTTGGCTTGATGCTTGTTTTAATGAAGGCTTCTTTATTTTGCTCAGAGGTTTGGCTGCGCTTAGCCACCGTTAGCTCAATCGGTTTTGAACTGACACCAGCAACGGTAAAAGCAGGAATGGTATAAGTGCCTTCTTTGCGGGTCATCAGTTTTACAGACCAGTTAGTTTGCTTACTGATTTCACCATTAATAATGTTGGTACGCGAGCTTACACTGGTAGGCCCTACAACAAAGTCTTTTAATAACACTGAAGTGTCGGGTTGTTCGCTGTTAATAGAGTCGTCTGCTGAGATGGTTAAAACAAAAAACTCACCGGCAAGGACTGGGTTTTTATCAACACTTGCCTGTAGCTGGGTGGCAGCCCAAAGCGGCGCTGCCGCGATTAGCAATAAACAACATAATAATCGCATTACCATGATTTTTCGGCTCCTCGTGGACGACGTTGATAGTTTCGTTTTTGTGCTTCTAATTGCATTTTATTTCTTAATAAGATCGCAGGATCATCGGGAACTTTACGCAGCAATTGATTAAGTTGCTGGGCTTTTTCTTTCTCTTCATTAGTCAGCTCAGCAGCTTGTGCCTGCATAGCCTGTTGCTCTGCTTGCTGTTTAGCTTGTTCATCGCTTTGCGATGGCTCTGGCTGGGCATCTTGTTGCTCAGGAGATTGCTCTGGCTTTTGCTCACCTGATTGTGGCGACTTTTCTGATTCAGATTGCATTTCAGGTTTGTTTTGTTGATCACTTTCAGAGTCACTTTGCTCACCTTTTTGATCTGACTGTTCGCCTTGCTCTGAGGGTTGTTGGCCATCTTGCTGCTCACTTTGCTCAGAGTTATCGCCTTGCTGGGAGTTTTCACCCTGTTGCTTTTGCTGGTTATCTTGCTGACCATCGGAGTTTTGTTGATCAGTGTTTTGCTGTTGATCTTGTTGCTGCTGTTGCTCTTGCTGCTGCATTAACTGTTCAACAAGGGCTTGGTTTTCTTTTGCTTCAGTGAAGTCATTTTTAAGCTGTTGGGCTTTCTTATAAGCTTCTATTGCTTGCTCTAGTTCACCTGCCTTTGCAAGGGCATTGCCATAGTTGTACAAACCCGTCGCAGATTTATCTTCACTAAACGCATCCATGGCAGCTTGGTAATTACCTTGCTGATAAAGGGCTGCGCCTTTTAATTGCGTGTTTTCAGCTTGGGCGGCTTGTTCAAATTGATTTTGCTGATAGGCATCGAGAGCGCGTTGGTCTTGGTTTTTAAACACCTCTGGTAACTCGGCGGCGTAAACCTGTTGCTGAGGTAATAGCATAACGAACAAAAAGCCAAGTACTAGGCTGCTTCGGCGAATTAAAAAGAGCGCTAATGGTAGTAAAATAACAAGACCGTATATACCAGCATCAACACGCCATAACGCTTGGCTTTGTTTCTCGTCTTTGAGTACTTCAGCATTGGCTGTTGGGGCAAATGTTTGAATATCTTGATTACTGGTTTGATAAAGTGCAAATTTGCCACCGCTGTTGCGCGCTAAAGCACTTAAGCGACTGATATTTAGCGTCGGAATAACAATCTGTCCTTGCGAATCTTTTAAAAAGCCACCTTCAGGTAACTTAATAGGCGCACCTTGCTCCGTGCCGACGCCATAGACATTCAAGCGATAACTCGACTGAGCGGTAAAGCGACTAATATCTTCTTGATCAAGGCTATCAACCCCATCGGTAACTAAAATAATATCACCATCTAAATAGCCTGCTTGTTTAAGTAAATCGTCGGCTTTTTCTAGGCCTTCAATAACATTTGAACCTTTGCTCGGCATGATATCTGGGCTTAGGCTTGGGATGAGGTTAGCTAAGGTGCTGGCGTCATTGGTTAGCGGTGAAATGGTAAATGCAGAACCTGCATAAGCAACCAATGCCGTATCACCTTCTTTGAAAAGTTCAATCATATCAAGTGCTTTAAAGCGAGCTTGAACTAATCTATTTGGTGCGATGTCGGTACTGAACATTGAGTACGACATATCCATCACAATAACCCGTGCGTTTTTCGCTTGAAACACTGGGACTTGTTTTTTCTCGAAGCTTGGACCTGCTGCAAACACAATGGCTAGCAAGGTAAAAATAGCAACTAGCCAAAGCGGTTGGCTTTGCTTTTTATGATTGTCGCTCATTACAAACTGCGCCAAATGGGGGGCAATTAAATCAGCTGGGGCGTTCTTTTTATTGCGTACTAACAACACACTAAAAATAATCAGTGCGGGGAGCAATAACCAAAGTAGTGCAGGGCGAATAAATTCAAAATCCATACTAGCTCTCCTGCTTAAGTTGGCGAATAAAACTTACTAATATTGTTAAGCTGATTAAGCCTAGCGCCACAAGCAGTGGAATATAAAACAATGAAATTTGTGGACGGAACGTCTGCTCATCGCTACTGATAGGCTCAAGTTTATCGAGCTCCTGATAAATTTGCTGCAAGCCAGCCACATCTTTTGCACGAAAATATAAGCCGCCAGTTTGTTCTGCAATACGTTTTAGTAAGCTTTCATCTAAGTTACCGCCACTCATTCCACCCATATTGAATAAGCTAAAACCACGCGGGTTATCGGAGCCAACACCTATGGTATAAACCTTGATGCCTTCTTCACGTGCTAACAGTAGTGCATCTTCTGGGTCAAGGTTACCTGCGGTGTTTTGACCATCAGTTAATAGCACTACGATACGGTTACTTTCATCTTTGTTAGCAAAGCGTTTTACTGACAAACCTAATGCATCTCCGATAGCTGTTGCTCGACCAACTAGACCGATTTGCGCCTCGCTCAGCATTTGGCTCACGGTTTTAACATCACGCGTAAGAGGTGTTTGTAAAAATGCGGTGTCGCCAAATAAAATGAGACCAAGGCGGTCGCCTTGACGTTGCTCAATAAAGTCACTCAGTACCGCTTTTACCATAGTTAGCCTGTCGACATACTGGTTTTGATAGGCCATATCTTGTTCTGTCATAGAACCAGATAAATCTACTGCAAGCATGATATCGCGGCCTTCATTGGGCAAGGTGATGGGGTCATCAAGCCAAGTCGGGTTTGCGATAGCAATAACTAATAATCCCCATACTGCCCATTCGAGCAAAGATACTTTACGACTATGTTGCTGCACCGCTTGATTATTCAAACCAAGCTTAGCAAAGCCAGGAATACGCAACCGTAATTGCCCTTGTTGCTTTAACGGCATAAAGCGACTTAAAAGCCAAGGTAGGGGTAAAAGCACAAAACACCATGGCCAACTAAACTCAAACATTAATTGGCTCCTTGAGTTTAAAGTTGCGAATGGCACTGCGTAATTTAGCTGCAAGTTCAGCATTATTACTTTGCTGCTGATAAAGCGGCATCAACTCGTCGTAACTAAAGTTATCGCCACTTAGCTTAGATAAATTTTCAGACCACTTTGCCAAAGGCTGAGAGGCAAGTTGACTGCTGTAATAATGACGGGTTAAACGTTTTAAAATAATGTGTAGCTCTTGTGCATCATCATCACTAAGGGTTTTACTTAATTTAATGGCTTGTTTCTTGGCTTTTTTGAACTGTTTGTTTTTATATAAAAGCACTAAGCCGATAATTAATAACGAACCAACTAAGGCGATGATCAGCCACCAAATTGGAGCAAGTGGCCACCATGCAACCTCGGTCGGTGCAATGACATCATGTAAGCCATCTAGCGGATTTTTTTGCATTGTTACTTTCTCACTAATTGCAGCTCAAGTGGAGTGGCTGCACTGAATGAAATTAAACTAAGCCCAGATTTTTGTAGGCGCTTTAACCTATTAGAAAAAGACTCTTCAGCAGATTTAGCGAAGCGCTCGCGAAATTGCTTGTCCATTAATGGTAAAGCAAGATCTTGTCCATTTGCAGACACAGTTACTGTTTGTTTAAAAGCAGGTAACTGATGTTCAAATGGGTCACTAATATGGCAACCAACCAACTCACAGTGTCTGCTCAGCATTTCAAGTTGTTTAAAGCTCGCTTCATCAAGGGCACTAAAATCAGAAACGATATAAACTAGGCTACCGGGTTTAGCCAAATGGTTAAGGCGTTTTAGGTTTTCACTAAATAGGCTGTTGGTTGTTTTGTCGATATTATTGAGCGCTTGGTTGTGAATATCACATAAGTTGTGACAGAGCTTTAACACCGCCTTTTCGCGTGACGTAGGCTTTAATTCGTGATGACTATGTTGATTAAACACCAGACCACCAATGCGGTCACCTCTTTGACACGCCGACCAAGCAACTAATGCGCTAATATGCGCTGCTTGCACCGATTTTAACAGTAACTTTGAGCCAAACAGCATCGAGTTAGAAAAGTCGGTAAATACAAAAACAGGGCGTTCTTTTTCTTCTTGAAACAGTTTAGTGTGGGTTTCGCCTGTACGGGCGGTAACACGCCAGTCGATAGAGCGTATGTCATCACCAGCTTGATAATGACGCACTTCAGCAAACTCCATCCCGCGACCTTTATGTGGCGCAAGGTATTGCCCAGCTAAACTGTTTTTGATTTTTACTTTGGGCGCAAGTTCTAGTAAACGAGCTTTGGCTTTGTAATACATCAACTCTTTGAGTGATAAATTGACGCCTTGACTATGGCTCGTTGCTAACCACGCCGCTGTATCAAATTGGCTCGACATAGCTTATGGCACTGCTACCAATTCTAAAATACGGCTGATCACGTCATCTTTACTGATGCCATCGGCCTGCGCTTCGTAGCTTAAAATGATACGGTGACGTAACACATTATGCAGCACCGCTTGGATATCATCTGGGGCTACAAAATCACGGCCTTCAAGCCAAGCATGAGCTCGTGCGCATTTATCAAGGGCAATGGTTGCACGCGGGCTTGCGCCATATTCAATCCAGCGGCCAAGTTGCTCATCAAGCTCTGAAGCTTCACGGGTTGCAACAATTAATTGCACTAGGTACTTTTCAAGTGGCTCAGCTAAGTACAAGCCTAAAATAGCTTTACGCGCAGCAAAAAGTTCACTTTGACTAATTTGTTGTGTCTCTGCTTGCTTATCAGAAATAGCCTCGCCACGGGTTAGGCGTAGGATATCTAATTCGTGTTCAGCACCCGGGTAATCAATGCTCAAATGCAATAAGAAGCGGTCAAGCTGTGCTTCTGGTAGTGGATAAGTGCCTTCTTGCTCTAGCGGGTTTTGGGTTGCCATAACCATAAATAGATCAGACAGTGGATAAGTGTTTTTACCAACCGTTACTTGGCGTTCAGCCATGGCTTCGAGTAGCGCAGATTGTACTTTAGCAGGGGCACGGTTAATTTCGTCAGCCAAAATTAGGTTATGAAATAACGGTCCTTTTTCAAATACAAATTCACTGGTTTGCTGACGATATATATCGGTACCTGTGACATCCGCAGGTAATAAGTCTGGGGTAAACTGAACACGTTGGAAGCTACCTTCAACCCCTTTTGCTAAGGCATTGACTGCACGGGTCTTTGCAAGACCTGGAGGGCCTTCTACTAATAAATGGCCATCTGCCAAAATCGCGATTAACAGTGCTTGGGTTAATTGTGGTTGGCCGATAATTTGCGTGTCTAAGTATGATTTTAATTGTGAAAATGCGTTAACTGCCATAATAAAAAGACTGTCCTAAAAGCGTGAGTCAAAAATTGTTTTTGCTATGCGCCAATGCGTTATATTCAGTACCGATAAATTCTTTACGCGGTACCGTGGTGGGGCGCTATTAACAAGTTATAAGGATTCAAAAGTTATAACACAAGTGTTAGACACAAAATCCTCAAATAGTTCGTTATTTTTTAAGGATTTTTAGCCTACCATATAAATACAGTGTTTTTTTGTAAATAGGCCAAAAAAAGCCTATGGTTGAAAACTTAATATTGGCATTCGTACACGGGTTGTTTTAGAATCAGGAAAAACAAACAGGTCAGACCTGTCAGCGGGAGAGCATAAATGTCTGAGCAAAATATACTTAAAACAGCAAAAGGCGATCGTATCGCTATCGTTAGCGGCCTGCGAACGCCATTCGCAAAGCAAGCCACAGCATTTCATCATGTACCAGCCCTTGATATGGGTAAGTTAGTTGTCAACGAAATGCTTGAACGACTTAACTTTAATAAATCTGAAATTGATCAACTTGTATTTGGTCAAGTAGTGCAAATGCCAGAAGCCCCAAATATTGCCCGTGAAATCGTATTAGGTACGGGCATGCCTGTTTCTGTTGATGCTTATTCTGTTTCGCGTGCGTGTGCGACAAGTTTCCAAGCCATTGCTAACGTAGCCGAGTCAATTATGGCAGGCTCAGTGCAAGTGGGTATCGCTGGTGGTGCTGACTCATCGTCTGTATTACCTATTGGTGTCAGCAAAAAATTAGCGGGTAGCCTTGTTGATTTAAACAAAGCACGCACGCTTGGTCAGCGATTAAAGATTTTCTCAAAACTACGTCTAA
The nucleotide sequence above comes from Pseudoalteromonas shioyasakiensis. Encoded proteins:
- a CDS encoding VWA domain-containing protein, coding for MDFEFIRPALLWLLLPALIIFSVLLVRNKKNAPADLIAPHLAQFVMSDNHKKQSQPLWLVAIFTLLAIVFAAGPSFEKKQVPVFQAKNARVIVMDMSYSMFSTDIAPNRLVQARFKALDMIELFKEGDTALVAYAGSAFTISPLTNDASTLANLIPSLSPDIMPSKGSNVIEGLEKADDLLKQAGYLDGDIILVTDGVDSLDQEDISRFTAQSSYRLNVYGVGTEQGAPIKLPEGGFLKDSQGQIVIPTLNISRLSALARNSGGKFALYQTSNQDIQTFAPTANAEVLKDEKQSQALWRVDAGIYGLVILLPLALFLIRRSSLVLGFLFVMLLPQQQVYAAELPEVFKNQDQRALDAYQQNQFEQAAQAENTQLKGAALYQQGNYQAAMDAFSEDKSATGLYNYGNALAKAGELEQAIEAYKKAQQLKNDFTEAKENQALVEQLMQQQEQQQQQDQQQNTDQQNSDGQQDNQQKQQGENSQQGDNSEQSEQQDGQQPSEQGEQSDQKGEQSDSESDQQNKPEMQSESEKSPQSGEQKPEQSPEQQDAQPEPSQSDEQAKQQAEQQAMQAQAAELTNEEKEKAQQLNQLLRKVPDDPAILLRNKMQLEAQKRNYQRRPRGAEKSW
- a CDS encoding VWA domain-containing protein; translated protein: MFEFSWPWCFVLLPLPWLLSRFMPLKQQGQLRLRIPGFAKLGLNNQAVQQHSRKVSLLEWAVWGLLVIAIANPTWLDDPITLPNEGRDIMLAVDLSGSMTEQDMAYQNQYVDRLTMVKAVLSDFIEQRQGDRLGLILFGDTAFLQTPLTRDVKTVSQMLSEAQIGLVGRATAIGDALGLSVKRFANKDESNRIVVLLTDGQNTAGNLDPEDALLLAREEGIKVYTIGVGSDNPRGFSLFNMGGMSGGNLDESLLKRIAEQTGGLYFRAKDVAGLQQIYQELDKLEPISSDEQTFRPQISLFYIPLLVALGLISLTILVSFIRQLKQES
- a CDS encoding DUF4381 domain-containing protein — its product is MQKNPLDGLHDVIAPTEVAWWPLAPIWWLIIALVGSLLIIGLVLLYKNKQFKKAKKQAIKLSKTLSDDDAQELHIILKRLTRHYYSSQLASQPLAKWSENLSKLSGDNFSYDELMPLYQQQSNNAELAAKLRSAIRNFKLKEPINV
- a CDS encoding DUF58 domain-containing protein, producing MSSQFDTAAWLATSHSQGVNLSLKELMYYKAKARLLELAPKVKIKNSLAGQYLAPHKGRGMEFAEVRHYQAGDDIRSIDWRVTARTGETHTKLFQEEKERPVFVFTDFSNSMLFGSKLLLKSVQAAHISALVAWSACQRGDRIGGLVFNQHSHHELKPTSREKAVLKLCHNLCDIHNQALNNIDKTTNSLFSENLKRLNHLAKPGSLVYIVSDFSALDEASFKQLEMLSRHCELVGCHISDPFEHQLPAFKQTVTVSANGQDLALPLMDKQFRERFAKSAEESFSNRLKRLQKSGLSLISFSAATPLELQLVRK
- a CDS encoding MoxR family ATPase → MAVNAFSQLKSYLDTQIIGQPQLTQALLIAILADGHLLVEGPPGLAKTRAVNALAKGVEGSFQRVQFTPDLLPADVTGTDIYRQQTSEFVFEKGPLFHNLILADEINRAPAKVQSALLEAMAERQVTVGKNTYPLSDLFMVMATQNPLEQEGTYPLPEAQLDRFLLHLSIDYPGAEHELDILRLTRGEAISDKQAETQQISQSELFAARKAILGLYLAEPLEKYLVQLIVATREASELDEQLGRWIEYGASPRATIALDKCARAHAWLEGRDFVAPDDIQAVLHNVLRHRIILSYEAQADGISKDDVISRILELVAVP